The Erythrolamprus reginae isolate rEryReg1 chromosome 3, rEryReg1.hap1, whole genome shotgun sequence genome contains a region encoding:
- the COLEC12 gene encoding collectin-12 → MKDDFAEEEEVQSFGYKRFGIQEGTQCTKCKSNWALKFSIILLYILCALLAITVAVLGYKVVEKMDNVSGDMEDSRQRCSEKLLEVKSDLKKLDYQAEEKAMTTNTELSSFKADIVSLRQQLHEISEKTTKNKDTLEKLQESGSMLNDRQNQMNGVLDSNSFTINNINKTLQTYNGYISDLQQDTNNIQTSLQSQMQSHNVVTMNLNNLNQTQVQQRNLISALQRSVDDTSQAIQRIKNDFQSLQQVALQARKDTDWLKEKVQLLQVLAANNSVMTKANNDTLEDVSSQLNSFSGQMENITTIAQGNEQSLKDLQEHFKDYANRTSAKFNQQEDQFHSFETDIVNIISNISYTAHHLRTLTSNLNDARTTCSETLSKHTDEMTFMNDTLTNVRFDATALRMQQDVMRTRLDIEVANLSVIMEEMKLVDSKHGQLIKNFTILQGPPGPRGAKGDRGPPGPIGLTGPKGQKGDKGEPGPPGPQGEKGPSGPPGLPGEKGGKGSRGSPGSKGQRGSTGKTGLPGPSGDPGLPGPPGKDGPPGPQGPPGPPGVQGFVGEPGIPGARGLSGFPGVPGLRGLPGEPGPPGPPGPTGPGIAMALQGEINGCPVYWKNFSGNCYYFSNERAIFEDAKLFCEEKSSHLVFINSKEEQQWLKKQVIAKGSFWIGLTDSAKEDEWRWLDGTLPEYINWSAGQPDNWKHGHGPGEDCAGLIHAGLWNDFHCEDVNSFICEQDLEKALPPRL, encoded by the exons GTATTCAAGAAGGAACACAATGCACCAAGTGTAAAAGTAACTGGGCACTGAAATTTTCTATCatacttttatatatattatgtGCCTTGCTAGCAATAACAGTAGCAGTCTTGGGATACAAAG ttGTAGAAAAAATGGACAATGTTTCTGGTGACATGGAAGATTCACGCCAACGATGCAGTGAAAAGCTTTTAGAAGTAAAGAGTGATTTAAAGAAACTGG ATTATCAAGCGGAAGAGAAAGCCATGACCACAAACACAGAGCTTTCAAGTTTCAAAGCTGATATCGTATCCCTCCGCCAGCAACTTCATGAGATTTCAGAGAAAACCACAAAGAACAAAGATACATTGGAAAAATTGCAAGAATCTGGTAGCATGTTAAACGACAGGCAAAATCAGATGAATGGTGTTTTGGACAGCAACTCTTTCACGATCAACAATATTAACAAAACCCTTCAAACTTACAATGGCTACATCAGTGACCTACAACAAGACACAAATAACATTCAAACAAGCTTGCAAAGCCAAATGCAGTCACATAATGTTGTCACAATGAATCTAAATAATCTTAACCAGACACAGGTTCAGCAAAGAAATCTTATCAGTGCTTTGCAGAGGTCGGTGGACGATACAAGTCAGGCCATCCAAAGAATCAAAAATGACTTTCAAAGCCTGCAACAGGTTGCCCTTCAAGCACGGAAAGATACTGATTGGCTTAAAGAGAAAGTGCAGCTTTTACAAGTATTAGCAGCTAACAATTCAGTTATGACCAAAGCTAATAATGATACACTTGAGGATGTGAGCAGTCAGTTAAACTCATTCAGTGGACAGATGGAGAATATCACTACTATTGCTCAAGGCAATGAACAAAGTTTGAAAGATCTCCAAGAACACTTTAAAGATTACGCAAACAGAACATCTGCCAAGTTTAACCAGCAAGAAGACCAATTTCATAGCTTTGAGACAGATATTGTTAACATTATTAGTAATATTAGCTACACTGCACATCATTTACGGACACTAACCAGTAATCTCAATGATGCCAGGACAACGTGCTCAGAAACTCTTAGTAAACATACGGACGAGATGACTTTTATGAACGACACATTAACTAATGTCCGTTTTGATGCTACTGCTTTGAGGATGCAGCAAGATGTGATGCGGACACGGTTAGATATTGAAGTAGCCAATTTATCGGTAATAATGGAAGAAATGAAGCTGGTAGATTCTAAACATGGCCAGCTGATTAAAAATTTCACAATACTGCAag GTCCTCCAGGTCCAAGAGGGGCCAAAGGTGACAGAGGACCCCCAGGTCCAATTGGACTTACTGGGCCCAAGGGACAAAAAGGAGACAAAGGTGAACCAGGGCCTCCAGGACCTCAAGGTGAAAAGGGACCAAGTGGTCCACCTGGATTACCAGGTGAAAAAGGTGGAAAGGGTTCCAGAGGTTCACCTGGATCGAAAGGCCAGAGAGGTTCAACTGGGAAGACTGGGCTGCCCGGTCCTAGTGGAGATCCAGGACTCCCTGGACCACCTGGCAAAGATGGACCCCCTGGACCACAAGGTCCACCTGGACCCCCAGGTGTTCAAGGATTTGTTGGCGAACCAGGGATACCTGGTGCTCGTGGATTGTCTGGTTTCCCTGGTGTACCTGGACTACGTGGTCTTCCAGGGGAGCCTGGTCCTCCTGGTCCTCCTGGTCCGACAGGTCCAGGAATAGCTATGGCGCTACAAGGCGAGATTAATG GTTGTCCTGTTTACTGGAAGAACTTCTCGGGCAACTGTTACTACTTTTCAAATGAAAGAGCCATTTTTGAAGATGCAAAGCTTTTCTGTGAAGAGAAGTCATCGCATTTGGTTTTCATCAATAGCAAAGAGGAACAG CAATGGTTGAAAAAACAAGttattgcaaaaggcagcttctgGATTGGTCTCACTGACTCAGCGAAGGAAGATGAGTGGCGATGGCTGGATGGGACCCTACCAGAATACAT aAACTGGAGTGCTGGACAGCCTGATAACTGGAAACATGGCCATGGGCCAGGAGAAGATTGTGCTGGATTAATCCATGCTGGGCTCTGGAATGACTTTCACTGTGAAGATGTTAATAGTTTTATTTGTGAACAAGATCTGgaaaaag